One segment of Pantoea sp. Lij88 DNA contains the following:
- a CDS encoding M55 family metallopeptidase yields MKIFISADIEGIAGVMRPEQCTPGHPEHQLARGLMEQEVNAAIEGAFAGGATEVVVADSHAQMTNLRAENIDPRARLVQGKPRCLSMVEGIEQQTFDGLFLVGFHSAAGESGVLAHTINGRAFWRIHINGLVMGETDIYAAAAAEQGTPLLLVTGDDQLQNWIAEHYPSVDYVCVKRAISHTCAESISPQAAQRAIATAASTALQHPPQVSTTRLTAPYAMQLQATKPVLADLFSLIPGVTRLDAVTVAYQAEKMETLISLLSAFSYLASTQS; encoded by the coding sequence ATGAAAATTTTTATCTCGGCCGACATTGAAGGTATCGCGGGGGTCATGCGCCCGGAGCAATGTACACCTGGTCACCCGGAACATCAGCTGGCCCGGGGACTGATGGAGCAGGAAGTGAATGCCGCGATTGAAGGGGCTTTCGCAGGCGGGGCAACGGAAGTGGTTGTGGCAGACAGCCATGCTCAGATGACCAATTTACGTGCGGAAAATATCGATCCCCGCGCCCGACTGGTGCAGGGAAAACCCCGCTGCCTGTCGATGGTGGAGGGGATAGAACAGCAGACGTTCGACGGGCTGTTTCTGGTGGGATTTCACAGCGCAGCAGGTGAATCCGGCGTACTGGCGCATACCATCAACGGTCGTGCATTCTGGCGTATTCATATCAATGGCCTGGTGATGGGAGAAACCGATATTTATGCCGCCGCTGCCGCTGAACAGGGCACGCCATTGCTGCTGGTCACCGGCGACGATCAGTTACAGAACTGGATAGCGGAACACTACCCGTCAGTCGATTACGTCTGTGTAAAACGCGCCATTTCTCATACCTGCGCGGAATCGATAAGCCCCCAGGCGGCCCAGCGTGCCATCGCCACCGCCGCCAGCACCGCACTGCAACATCCCCCTCAGGTGAGCACAACCCGCCTGACGGCACCTTACGCGATGCAGCTTCAGGCCACTAAACCGGTGCTGGCCGATCTGTTCAGCCTGATCCCCGGCGTCACGCGCCTCGATGCCGTTACCGTGGCGTATCAGGCGGAGAAGATGGAGACGTTAATCAGCTTACTCAGCGCATTCTCTTATCTGGCGAGTACCCAGTCGTAG
- a CDS encoding P1 family peptidase, with protein MDFQQRQRDLLLDRWRDRRQLGQPRSACGPTNRISDVAGVRVGHYTLNEGEKQTGVTAIVPPGDNLFLTPLPCGAEVLNGFAKPVGLVQIEALGVLQTPILLSNTLAVGTLFTTLVRDAIRRNPELGRTLPTVNPLALECNDGWLNDIQALAISEAMAQAALQTASADFARGSVGAGRGMSCFSLKGGIGTASRVIPSLNATLGVLVLANFGTLEALTLDGVRTGEMIAPLLAGDAPQLDAGSVIIIMATDAPLDARQLKRIAKRAGAGLGRLGSYWGHGSGDIAVAFSTQPLPQPPQDDMLEPLLAAAADATEQAVLDALLSAEAVTGFRGHHRPSLTQILDKLTS; from the coding sequence ATGGATTTCCAACAACGGCAGCGCGATCTGCTGCTGGATCGCTGGCGTGACAGACGTCAGCTTGGGCAGCCGCGAAGCGCATGCGGCCCCACTAATCGCATCAGCGATGTTGCGGGCGTACGTGTCGGACATTACACGCTGAATGAAGGCGAAAAGCAGACTGGCGTCACCGCTATCGTACCGCCGGGCGACAATCTGTTTCTCACGCCGCTGCCGTGTGGCGCTGAGGTGCTGAACGGCTTTGCCAAACCCGTCGGACTGGTCCAGATAGAGGCGCTGGGCGTGCTTCAGACGCCGATCCTGCTCAGTAACACGCTGGCGGTCGGCACGCTGTTTACCACGCTGGTGCGGGATGCCATCCGTCGCAACCCGGAACTGGGCCGCACGTTGCCCACGGTCAACCCACTGGCGCTGGAGTGCAACGATGGCTGGCTGAATGATATCCAGGCGCTGGCTATCAGTGAGGCGATGGCGCAGGCGGCGCTGCAGACGGCCTCTGCCGACTTTGCGCGTGGCAGCGTTGGCGCGGGACGCGGGATGAGCTGTTTCAGCCTGAAAGGGGGCATCGGAACCGCCTCGCGCGTGATTCCCTCGCTCAACGCCACGCTTGGCGTGCTGGTGCTGGCCAATTTCGGCACGCTGGAGGCGTTAACGCTGGATGGCGTGCGGACGGGTGAGATGATTGCGCCGCTGCTGGCGGGAGATGCGCCACAGCTGGATGCCGGTTCTGTCATCATCATCATGGCGACGGATGCCCCGCTGGACGCCCGTCAGCTGAAGCGCATTGCGAAGCGGGCCGGTGCTGGTCTGGGACGGCTGGGCAGTTACTGGGGCCACGGCTCCGGCGATATTGCGGTGGCATTTTCAACACAACCGCTGCCGCAGCCGCCACAGGATGACATGCTGGAGCCGCTGCTTGCGGCGGCGGCAGATGCAACGGAACAGGCTGTACTGGATGCCTTGTTGAGCGCAGAGGCGGTTACCGGCTTTCGCGGTCATCATCGCCCCTCACTGACGCAGATTCTGGATAAATTAACCTCATGA
- a CDS encoding LysR family transcriptional regulator — protein sequence MRLRHIEVFQAIVQTGSISAAARLLNVSQPNISRVLNHAEQQLGFALFERRLQGMSVTAEGRRLLPEIEDLCQRLQSITQLTEQLRRGEGQLVRVGAAHAFGQMVMAPALVTWRQQMASVSVELVTEHFSTLCQMILENQLDFALVFGQQVDADLLAEPLFQSSMVALLPLHHPRHEPVTLEWLCNNNLLMMQAQDPLGRVLHRALRDKKLNPAVSLSIKTYSVIADMVLAGGGAGVVDLFTACRYAEQLKLLPIAQPLPFEVMLISRRDQPQSQSTLQLKQVIRNRLWEIARQCETQFIHG from the coding sequence ATGCGGCTCCGCCATATAGAGGTCTTTCAGGCCATCGTACAGACCGGCAGCATCAGTGCAGCGGCGCGCCTGCTGAATGTGTCGCAGCCGAATATCAGCCGTGTGCTGAATCACGCTGAGCAGCAGCTGGGATTTGCGCTGTTTGAGCGACGGCTACAGGGAATGAGTGTGACGGCAGAAGGGCGACGCCTGCTGCCTGAAATAGAGGATCTCTGCCAGCGCCTGCAATCTATCACCCAGCTCACCGAGCAGCTGCGGCGTGGCGAAGGGCAATTAGTCCGCGTCGGGGCGGCGCACGCGTTTGGTCAGATGGTGATGGCTCCTGCGCTGGTCACCTGGCGGCAACAGATGGCCTCCGTCAGTGTGGAACTGGTCACCGAGCACTTCAGTACCTTATGCCAGATGATTCTGGAGAATCAGCTCGACTTCGCGCTGGTTTTTGGTCAGCAGGTCGATGCGGATCTGCTGGCTGAACCTCTGTTCCAGTCCTCGATGGTGGCGCTGTTACCGCTCCATCATCCCCGGCATGAACCCGTTACGCTGGAGTGGTTGTGCAACAATAATTTACTGATGATGCAGGCGCAGGATCCGCTGGGGCGCGTACTGCATCGTGCGCTGCGCGATAAAAAACTGAACCCGGCCGTCTCGCTGTCGATCAAAACCTACTCGGTCATTGCGGATATGGTGCTGGCAGGCGGCGGCGCGGGCGTCGTGGATCTCTTCACTGCCTGTCGCTATGCCGAACAGTTAAAACTGCTGCCTATCGCGCAGCCCCTGCCGTTTGAAGTGATGCTGATCAGTCGTCGTGACCAGCCTCAGTCGCAGTCCACTCTGCAACTTAAGCAGGTCATCCGTAACAGACTGTGGGAGATCGCCCGGCAGTGTGAGACGCAGTTTATCCATGGCTGA
- a CDS encoding ABC transporter permease subunit — protein sequence MFAYIIRRLLEMIPVLLVVSLLVFGFIKLMPGDPARIYAGPDAPVEAIEAARQHLGLNDPLPQQYVHWIGSLLQGDLGTTYRTQQPVLTVIREGFMPTLWLALAGFTWSVILGLLFGVMAALKRGRWQDWTLMSAAVGGISMPAFWLGLLLIQFVAMPFGLFSVSGFNQASDIVLPAITLGSSVAAVMARFTRSAFLEVAQEDYVRTARAKGLRNRLVTWKHVMRNALIPVITMLGLQFGFLLGGSIVVESVFNWPGLGWLLIESIKAQDQPVIQALVMLFVFEFIVINLLVDLLYAVVNPAIRLRQEPK from the coding sequence TCGCCGATTGCTGGAGATGATCCCGGTTTTGCTGGTGGTCTCGTTGCTGGTTTTCGGTTTTATCAAGCTCATGCCGGGCGACCCGGCGCGCATTTATGCCGGGCCGGATGCGCCGGTTGAGGCGATCGAAGCGGCGCGTCAGCATCTCGGGCTTAACGATCCGCTGCCGCAGCAGTATGTTCACTGGATCGGCAGCCTGTTGCAGGGCGATCTGGGCACCACGTATCGCACCCAGCAACCCGTGCTGACGGTGATCAGGGAAGGCTTCATGCCGACACTGTGGCTCGCCCTGGCGGGTTTTACCTGGTCCGTCATTCTCGGTTTGTTATTCGGCGTGATGGCTGCACTGAAACGGGGACGATGGCAGGACTGGACGCTGATGAGCGCGGCGGTAGGCGGCATTTCAATGCCGGCCTTCTGGCTGGGACTGTTGCTCATCCAGTTCGTCGCGATGCCTTTCGGGCTGTTCTCGGTCAGCGGCTTTAACCAGGCCAGCGATATTGTCCTGCCCGCCATCACGCTGGGTTCATCGGTTGCGGCGGTCATGGCGCGTTTTACCCGCTCGGCCTTCCTGGAGGTCGCGCAGGAAGACTACGTGCGGACCGCCAGGGCAAAAGGGCTGCGTAACCGCCTGGTCACGTGGAAACATGTGATGCGCAATGCGCTCATCCCGGTGATTACCATGCTGGGCCTGCAGTTCGGTTTTCTGCTGGGCGGCTCCATCGTCGTGGAGAGTGTTTTCAACTGGCCAGGGTTAGGCTGGTTATTGATTGAGTCGATCAAAGCGCAGGATCAGCCGGTCATTCAGGCGCTGGTGATGCTGTTCGTGTTTGAGTTTATCGTGATTAATCTGCTGGTCGATCTGCTATACGCGGTGGTCAATCCGGCTATTCGTCTGCGACAGGAGCCGAAATGA
- a CDS encoding ABC transporter permease subunit: MSIQSLTENPPQIIRSPWRDFLHAFVRNPLALVSGGFVLLLIVVAIFAPWLAPWDPMAPDWMALSSPPTAAHWMGTDELGRDLLSRIIYGARISLYIGVLSVTIGMLVGVMLGLLAGYYGGWVDMLIMRGADVLFAFPGMLLAIAVVALLGTGLNNVIIAVAVFSVPVFARIVRASTLSLKQAAYVEAVRCAGAPDRVIILRHILPGTLSSVIVYFTMRIGTSILTAAGLSFIGLGPEPDVPEWGNILAMSRSMMMAGSWHMSVFPGLAIFITVLAFNLLGDALRDTLDPKLKG; the protein is encoded by the coding sequence ATGAGTATTCAATCGCTGACTGAAAACCCGCCTCAGATCATTCGTTCGCCGTGGCGTGACTTCCTGCATGCCTTTGTACGTAACCCTCTGGCGCTGGTTTCAGGCGGGTTCGTCCTGTTATTAATTGTGGTGGCGATCTTTGCACCCTGGCTGGCGCCCTGGGATCCCATGGCCCCGGACTGGATGGCGTTATCATCGCCACCCACGGCGGCACACTGGATGGGGACCGACGAACTGGGGCGCGATCTGCTCAGTCGCATTATCTATGGCGCGCGTATCTCGCTCTATATCGGCGTGCTGTCGGTGACGATCGGTATGTTGGTTGGGGTCATGCTGGGTTTACTGGCGGGCTATTACGGCGGCTGGGTCGATATGCTGATCATGCGCGGTGCCGACGTATTATTTGCCTTTCCGGGCATGTTGCTGGCCATTGCGGTGGTGGCGCTGCTGGGCACGGGCCTGAACAATGTTATTATCGCGGTCGCAGTATTCAGCGTACCGGTATTTGCGCGTATCGTGCGGGCATCAACGCTCTCTCTGAAGCAGGCTGCCTATGTTGAAGCCGTGCGCTGTGCCGGTGCGCCAGACCGGGTGATTATTCTGCGGCATATTCTGCCCGGCACGCTCTCCAGCGTCATTGTCTACTTCACCATGCGCATCGGCACCAGTATTCTGACCGCGGCGGGCCTGAGTTTTATCGGACTGGGTCCGGAGCCAGACGTGCCGGAATGGGGCAACATTCTGGCGATGAGCCGCAGCATGATGATGGCCGGATCCTGGCATATGAGCGTATTTCCGGGGCTGGCGATCTTTATCACCGTGCTGGCATTCAATCTGCTTGGAGACGCGCTGCGCGACACGCTCGATCCCAAACTCAAGGGCTGA